One segment of Theobroma cacao cultivar B97-61/B2 chromosome 9, Criollo_cocoa_genome_V2, whole genome shotgun sequence DNA contains the following:
- the LOC18589362 gene encoding uncharacterized protein LOC18589362 — MTSEHIDACLSLLCKRMTGPKSKLYTTRACMVDTIFFDTIRMLHTEFPTKDARAKMQIPDELRGYVEGERPMYTKKWEDVDFILAPCNVGGHWVVAKINLVRWTIKVVDSTITSDAKDNGVHAGQMTPLTTMMPFICYQDSYFNNIRRKRRDLTPMPLDIHLPKAKVHRQNDSVSCGMFMIEYIEHILQ, encoded by the exons ATGACAAGTGAACATATCGACGCATGCCTCAGCCTACTCTGCAAGCGAATGACAGGGCCGAAGTCGAAGCTGTACACTACCCGTGCATGCATGGTTGACACGATATTCTTc GACACCATCCGTATGCTACACACCGAATTTCCAACAAAAGATGCCCGAGCCAAAATGCAAATTCCAGATGAGTTGCGGGGCTATGTGGAGGGTGAAAGGCCAATGTACACcaaaaaatgggaagatgtTGATTTCATCCTCGCGCCTTGCAACGTTGGTGGGCATTGGGTGGTTGCGAAGATCAACTTGGTGAGGTGGACGATCAAGGTCGTGGACTCAACAATAACTTCAGATGCTAAGGATAACGGAGTTCATGCTGGTCAGATGACACCCTTGACAACAATGATGCCATTCATCTGCTACCAAGACAGTTATTTCAACAACATACGTCGAAAAAGACGGGATTTGACGCCGATGCCATTGGATATTCATTTACcaaaagctaaagtgcatcgACAGAATGATAGTGTCAGCTGCGGTATGTTCATGATAGAGTACATCGAGCATattttgcaataa